In Triticum urartu cultivar G1812 chromosome 6, Tu2.1, whole genome shotgun sequence, the following proteins share a genomic window:
- the LOC125512208 gene encoding 31 kDa ribonucleoprotein, chloroplastic-like isoform X2: MLQYEVKQATRDPWDEAKVYVRNLPYDVSSERLVQLFGQDVVVEVTVSICGIGDRRCITRLGIFLRTRMNPRPLL, encoded by the exons ATGTTACAGTATGAAGTCAAGCAGGCAACAAG GGATCCGTGGGACGAGGCCAAGGTGTACGTGCGCAACCTTCCCTACGACGTTAGCAGCGAGCGCCTTGTGCAGCTCTTCGGGCAGGATGTCGTCGTCGAGGTCACCGTG TCGATATGTGGTATTGGTGACAGAAGGTGCATCACGCGCTTGGGTATTTTCCTCCGCACGAG GATGAACCCAAGGCCCCTCCTGTGA
- the LOC125512208 gene encoding 31 kDa ribonucleoprotein, chloroplastic-like isoform X1: MLQYEVKQATRDPWDEAKVYVRNLPYDVSSERLVQLFGQDVVVEVTVSICGIGDRRCITRLGIFLRTSRMNPRPLL, from the exons ATGTTACAGTATGAAGTCAAGCAGGCAACAAG GGATCCGTGGGACGAGGCCAAGGTGTACGTGCGCAACCTTCCCTACGACGTTAGCAGCGAGCGCCTTGTGCAGCTCTTCGGGCAGGATGTCGTCGTCGAGGTCACCGTG TCGATATGTGGTATTGGTGACAGAAGGTGCATCACGCGCTTGGGTATTTTCCTCCGCACGAG CAGGATGAACCCAAGGCCCCTCCTGTGA